One genomic window of Elaeis guineensis isolate ETL-2024a chromosome 2, EG11, whole genome shotgun sequence includes the following:
- the LOC140855547 gene encoding protein P21-like, with amino-acid sequence MASSTSLTLLFFSFLLLTLSHAATFNVVNQCSYTVWAAWADLSNNGGGQQLNQGQTWTVTVNAGTAAARIWGRTGCSFDGNGNGNCQSGDCGKLACTSYGSPPNTLAEFALNQYQNLDFIDISLVQGFNVPMDFRSTSSDCSVDIQCTADVVGQCPSALKVAGGCDDPCTIFNAPQYCCPSGSSCEPTTYSEFFKSLCPNAFSYPDDYNNTQFTCPGGSNYQVTFCP; translated from the coding sequence ATGGCCTCCTCGACTTCCCTcactctcctcttcttctccttcctcctcctcaCCCTCTCCCACGCCGCCACCTTCAACGTCGTCAACCAATGTTCCTACACCGTGTGGGCCGCATGGGCAGACCTCAGCAACAACGGCGGCGGCCAGCAGCTCAACCAGGGTCAGACCTGGACGGTCACCGTCAACGCCGGCACCGCCGCTGCCCGCATCTGGGGCCGTACTGGCTGCTCCTTCGATGGCAACGGCAACGGGAACTGCCAGAGCGGCGACTGCGGCAAACTCGCCTGCACCTCCTACGGCTCCCCACCCAACACCCTCGCCGAATTCGCCCTCAACCAGTACCAGAACCTCGACTTCATCGACATCTCCCTCGTTCAGGGATTCAACGTGCCCATGGACTTCCGCTCCACCTCGTCCGACTGCAGCGTAGACATCCAATGCACTGCCGACGTCGTTGGGCAGTGCCCCAGCGCACTCAAAGTGGCCGGCGGCTGCGATGACCCATGCACCATCTTCAACGCTCCTCAATACTGCTGCCCTAGCGGCTCCAGCTGCGAGCCGACCACCTATTCTGAGTTCTTTAAGAGCCTGTGCCCGAACGCGTTTAGCTATCCGGATGATTATAACAACACCCAATTCACCTGCCCCGGTGGGAGCAACTATCAGGTCACCTTCTGCCCTTGA